The proteins below come from a single Sorghum bicolor cultivar BTx623 chromosome 4, Sorghum_bicolor_NCBIv3, whole genome shotgun sequence genomic window:
- the LOC8077196 gene encoding probable cation transporter HKT6 isoform X1 has product MVHSPVAFLRKLQTSSSSLATELISFSKYAQKSMKYSWQFICQNNPLFIQVTYFTLISFAGYAALKIIKPRDEQDTLKDIDLLFTSVSASTVSSMATVEMEDFSSAQLCILTILMLIGGEVFTSMLDLYFMRATSITKGSSNRKGYSVYVDNESITSAMSVPNNTQDTIVTMPLSELHLEEKKQVEPKIIESLGHALLVYLLVSNLGSSLVIYLYLISVPDAQGVLKRKGIGFVIFSVFTAVSSVANCGFTPVNENMIIFQKRSILLLLIIPQILAGNTLFAPCLRFLVWSLKKVTGQEDYRFILQHPETIGYKHLMSSKECVYLMSTVFSFIITQTILFCSLEWSSEALRAMNSYEKIIGALFQSTNARHAGEYIVDLSSLSSAILVLYTVMMYLPGETSLLPRDGEQHSRAEIKHKRKRLLENWIFSQLSYLAIFVMLICITEREALITDPLNFNVFNILFEVVSAYGNVGFSVGYSCKRLLNHDVYCKDASYGFVGKWSGKGKVILIIVMVFGRLKAFNMKGGRAWRLR; this is encoded by the exons ATGGTTCATAGTCCTGTAGCATTCCTAAGAAAGCTCCAAACTTCCTCTTCATCTTTAGCCACCGAGTTGATTTCTTTTAGCAAATATGCACAAAAGTCCATGAAATACTCTTGGCAGTTCATCTGTCAAAATAATCCACTCTTCATCCAAGTCACTTATTTTACCTTGATTTCATTTGCTGGATATGCAGCTCTTAAGATCATCAAGCCACGAGATGAACAAGATACTCTGAAAGACATAGACTTATTGTTTACTTCTGTATCTGCATCAACTGTCTCAAGCATGGCTACTGTTGAAATGGAGGATTTCTCAAGCGCTCAGCTCTGCATATTGACTATTTTAATGCTGATTGGTGGAGAGGTATTCACTTCAATGCTTGATCTTTATTTCATGCGGGCTACATCTATTACAAAAGGGTCTTCCAACAGAAAGGGCTACTCAGTTTATGTTGATAACGAATCTATTACTTCTGCAATGTCTGTTCCCAACAATACCCAGGACACCATTGTAACAATGCCACTGTCTGAACTCCACttggaagaaaaaaaacaagTTGAACCCAAGATAATTGAATCTTTAGGTCATGCACTGCTGGTCTATCTTCTAGTGTCAAATTTAGGCAGCTCCCTGGTTATCTACCTTTACCTAATATCTGTACCAGATGCACAAGGAGTTCTGAAGAGAAAGGGTATTGGATTTGTCATTTTCTCTGTATTTACAGCCGTCTCCTCAGTGGCAAATTGTGGCTTCACTCCAGTAAACGAGAACATGATCATCTTTCAGAAGAGATCCATTCTCCTATTGCTAATTATTCCTCAGATACTAGCCGGAAATACATTATTTGCCCCATGCTTGAGATTCCTGGTGTGGTCACTTAAGAAGGTAACTGGACAAGAAGATTATCGTTTCATTCTTCAGCACCCAGAGACCATTGGGTATAAGCATCTTATGAGTAGCAAGGAGTGTGTTTATTTGATGTCAACTGTTTTCAGCTTCATAATTACACAAACCATACTATTTTGCTCTCTAGAATGGAGCTCAGAGGCTTTACGGGCAATGAACAGCTATGAGAAGATAATTGGTGCTCTCTTCCAGTCTACTAATGCAAGGCATGCTGGCGAATACATAGTTGACCTGTCAAGCCTTTCTTCCGCAATCCTAGTTTTGTACACTGTGATGAT GTATCTCCCTGGTGAGACTTCACTTTTACCCAGAGATGGTGAGCAGCACTCTAGAGCTGAAATAAAACACAAAAGGAAAAGACTATTAGAGAACTGGATCTTCTCCCAGCTGTCTTATTTAGCTATCTTTGTAATGCTAATTTGCATTACTGAGAGGGAAGCATTGATCACAGATCCGCTCAATTTCAATGTATTCAACATATTGTTTGAAGTTGTCAG CGCATATGGGAATGTGGGTTTCTCTGTCGGTTACAGTTGCAAGAGGCTACTGAATCATGATGTCTACTGCAAGGATGCTTCGTATGGATTTGTTGGAAAATGGAGTGGCAAGGGGAAAGTAATTCTGATTATCGTCATGGTTTTTGGGAGGCTTAAAGCGTTCAATATGAAAGGAGGAAGAGCTTGGAGGCTTAGATAG
- the LOC8077196 gene encoding probable cation transporter HKT6 isoform X2: protein MNSYEKIIGALFQSTNARHAGEYIVDLSSLSSAILVLYTVMMYLPGETSLLPRDGEQHSRAEIKHKRKRLLENWIFSQLSYLAIFVMLICITEREALITDPLNFNVFNILFEVVSAYGNVGFSVGYSCKRLLNHDVYCKDASYGFVGKWSGKGKVILIIVMVFGRLKAFNMKGGRAWRLR, encoded by the exons ATGAACAGCTATGAGAAGATAATTGGTGCTCTCTTCCAGTCTACTAATGCAAGGCATGCTGGCGAATACATAGTTGACCTGTCAAGCCTTTCTTCCGCAATCCTAGTTTTGTACACTGTGATGAT GTATCTCCCTGGTGAGACTTCACTTTTACCCAGAGATGGTGAGCAGCACTCTAGAGCTGAAATAAAACACAAAAGGAAAAGACTATTAGAGAACTGGATCTTCTCCCAGCTGTCTTATTTAGCTATCTTTGTAATGCTAATTTGCATTACTGAGAGGGAAGCATTGATCACAGATCCGCTCAATTTCAATGTATTCAACATATTGTTTGAAGTTGTCAG CGCATATGGGAATGTGGGTTTCTCTGTCGGTTACAGTTGCAAGAGGCTACTGAATCATGATGTCTACTGCAAGGATGCTTCGTATGGATTTGTTGGAAAATGGAGTGGCAAGGGGAAAGTAATTCTGATTATCGTCATGGTTTTTGGGAGGCTTAAAGCGTTCAATATGAAAGGAGGAAGAGCTTGGAGGCTTAGATAG